A stretch of the Actinomycetota bacterium genome encodes the following:
- a CDS encoding electron transfer flavoprotein subunit alpha/FixB family protein, with product MSRPVLVLAEAAGETFPDACFELLGRARELAGGGTVTALAIGPGPDPAALPADLVLTADGPGLERYNPEAWLAVLEAAATAREPDLVLLANTTAGMDLGGVLAVRSGRPLVVSVVDLHPEGDDLVAVSQLFGGRLAAEVVLAGGRGICAVVPGSFPMPPAGSAAGTAASVEDLPLPAALGSLRTEALEVPPGESEDVDITKAPLLVSVGRGLQSADNVPLATDVATALGAALAGTSQVCDLGWLPRTRHVGKSGVKVRPRAYLAFGISGAPEHLEGVRASELIVACTTDAEAPFFLAADYGTTVDAVELLRALLEALGT from the coding sequence ATGAGCCGCCCGGTCCTGGTTCTGGCCGAGGCCGCCGGGGAGACCTTCCCGGACGCCTGCTTCGAGTTGCTCGGCCGCGCCCGGGAGCTGGCCGGGGGCGGCACGGTGACCGCCCTGGCCATCGGCCCCGGGCCGGATCCGGCAGCCCTGCCCGCCGACCTCGTCCTGACCGCCGATGGGCCCGGCCTGGAGCGCTACAACCCGGAGGCCTGGCTGGCGGTCCTGGAGGCGGCGGCCACCGCCCGGGAGCCGGACCTGGTCCTGCTGGCCAACACCACCGCCGGGATGGACCTGGGCGGGGTGCTGGCGGTGCGCTCAGGCAGGCCGCTGGTGGTCTCGGTGGTCGACCTGCACCCCGAGGGCGACGATCTCGTGGCGGTGAGCCAGCTCTTCGGCGGTCGCCTGGCGGCCGAGGTTGTCCTGGCGGGGGGCCGGGGGATCTGCGCCGTCGTCCCGGGCTCGTTCCCCATGCCGCCGGCGGGGTCCGCCGCCGGGACCGCAGCCAGCGTCGAGGACCTCCCCCTCCCGGCGGCGCTCGGGAGCCTCCGCACCGAGGCGCTCGAGGTCCCCCCAGGCGAGTCGGAGGACGTCGACATCACCAAGGCGCCGCTGCTGGTCTCGGTCGGCCGCGGGCTGCAGTCGGCCGACAACGTCCCTTTGGCCACCGACGTGGCCACCGCCCTCGGCGCGGCGCTCGCCGGCACCTCGCAGGTGTGCGACCTCGGCTGGCTGCCCCGCACCCGCCACGTCGGCAAGTCGGGGGTCAAGGTCCGGCCCCGGGCCTACCTCGCCTTCGGCATCTCGGGGGCGCCCGAGCACCTGGAGGGCGTCCGGGCCTCGGAGCTCATCGTGGCCTGCACCACCGACGCGGAGGCCCCGTTCTTCCTGGCGGCCGACTACGGCACCACGGTGGACGCCGTCGAGCTCCTGCGGGCACTCCTGGAGGCCCTGGGCACCTGA
- a CDS encoding FtsX-like permease family protein, with product MLKATIKALLAHKLRLALTALAVVLGVAFMAGTLVLTGSIKKSLTSIFSQSQAGKAVIVRGISSFGNQNNQGQGFGGNTRPLVPESLLTLVQSVPGVEVADGAVQGTVTVVGKDGKSVAGHFPTLGFAWEPDHVLSLLSLRTGRPPQRAGEVVIDQKTATAKHLTRGSRVTVTGNLGPQSYTVVGVMGFGTQDTVAGATIVAFDTATAQRIIGQPGFFTEIDVASTPGNTVEQLVSAIGRKLPPHFEAVSAAAVAKQNADAVNSFVSIFNDFLLAFAFISLFVGAFLIFNTFTILVGQRTRELALLRAVGAGRGQVVASVLGEAILTGLFGSAVGLGVGIVLAYVFYHLVKSFLSLSATSLQITPWIVVLSLVVGTVITSVSALIPALRAARVPPVAAMRDDVTVVEAPLRRRATIGGVVLAVGLGLLAAGLFGTKTIQVAGAGAAVTFIGVAMLVPLFAGPLARFLGLPLPLLQGVKGRIGKENAARNPRRTAATASALMIGVAVVTAIATLVTSAVASFTGIFDKSFQASYVISSTNEDFADLPVQVALHQLPGIAAASGFQSLEFHLKGADEAVGGLDAVQGPKVFNVQMVSGSVKALAEGKLLVDQTTATNDHVHLGDTLVMTFATTGAKSAIVGGIYRDNFLLGHYVLESSLLAANTNTLRDVVLLVKASSPSPAFQSRIKKALAGFPNLKIQTGAEFNADQEKQVKGSLNFVYALLFLSIIIALFGILNTLALSVFERTREIGLMRAVGMFRPQVRGMIRGEAVIITLIGAVLGIVVGVGIGVAIVETVAGQSGSPITQVAFPISTLITVIIGAILGGILAAILPAIRASRLDVLRAITTV from the coding sequence GTGCTGAAGGCCACCATCAAGGCGCTCCTCGCGCACAAGCTGCGCCTGGCCCTGACCGCGCTGGCCGTGGTCCTCGGCGTGGCCTTCATGGCCGGGACGCTGGTGCTGACCGGGAGCATCAAAAAGAGCCTCACGTCGATCTTCAGCCAGAGCCAGGCGGGCAAGGCGGTGATCGTCCGGGGCATCTCGTCCTTCGGCAACCAGAACAACCAGGGTCAGGGCTTTGGCGGCAACACCCGGCCACTGGTCCCCGAGTCGCTCCTCACCCTCGTCCAGTCGGTCCCCGGGGTGGAGGTGGCCGACGGCGCCGTGCAGGGCACGGTCACCGTGGTGGGCAAGGACGGCAAGTCCGTGGCGGGCCACTTCCCCACCCTCGGCTTCGCCTGGGAGCCCGACCATGTCCTCTCCCTGCTCAGCCTGCGCACGGGCCGGCCACCGCAGCGCGCCGGTGAGGTGGTCATCGACCAGAAGACGGCCACGGCGAAGCATCTGACCAGGGGGTCCCGGGTGACGGTGACGGGGAACCTCGGCCCGCAGTCCTACACCGTCGTCGGCGTCATGGGCTTCGGTACGCAGGACACCGTGGCCGGGGCCACCATCGTGGCCTTCGACACCGCCACGGCGCAGAGGATCATCGGCCAGCCTGGCTTCTTCACCGAGATCGACGTGGCGTCCACGCCGGGGAACACCGTCGAGCAGCTGGTCAGCGCCATCGGGAGGAAGCTGCCGCCCCATTTCGAGGCGGTCAGCGCGGCGGCAGTGGCGAAGCAGAACGCCGACGCGGTGAACTCATTCGTCAGCATCTTCAACGACTTCCTCCTGGCCTTCGCCTTCATCTCGCTGTTCGTCGGGGCATTCCTGATCTTCAACACCTTCACCATCCTGGTGGGCCAGCGCACCCGGGAGCTGGCCCTGCTGCGGGCAGTGGGGGCAGGCCGGGGCCAGGTGGTGGCATCGGTCCTGGGGGAGGCCATCCTCACCGGCCTGTTCGGCTCGGCGGTCGGCCTGGGGGTGGGCATCGTGCTGGCCTATGTCTTCTACCACCTGGTGAAGTCGTTCCTCAGCCTCAGCGCCACCAGCCTGCAGATCACGCCCTGGATCGTGGTGCTGTCCCTGGTGGTCGGGACGGTCATCACATCGGTCTCCGCGCTGATCCCCGCCCTGCGCGCCGCCCGGGTCCCCCCGGTGGCGGCCATGCGCGATGACGTCACGGTGGTCGAAGCCCCCCTGCGGCGGCGGGCGACCATCGGCGGGGTGGTGCTGGCCGTGGGTCTCGGCCTGCTGGCAGCGGGGCTGTTCGGGACCAAGACCATCCAGGTCGCCGGGGCGGGAGCCGCGGTCACCTTCATCGGCGTTGCCATGCTGGTGCCCCTGTTCGCCGGACCGCTGGCCCGGTTCCTGGGGCTACCGCTGCCTCTGCTGCAGGGAGTCAAGGGCCGGATCGGCAAGGAGAACGCCGCCCGCAACCCTCGGCGGACCGCGGCCACCGCCTCGGCGCTGATGATCGGCGTCGCGGTCGTGACCGCCATCGCCACCCTGGTGACATCCGCCGTCGCCTCGTTCACCGGCATCTTCGACAAGAGTTTCCAGGCGAGCTACGTCATCTCGTCGACCAACGAAGACTTCGCCGATCTGCCGGTGCAGGTCGCCCTGCACCAACTGCCCGGCATCGCCGCCGCCAGCGGGTTCCAGAGCCTGGAGTTCCATCTGAAGGGGGCAGACGAAGCCGTCGGTGGCCTGGACGCCGTGCAGGGCCCCAAGGTCTTCAATGTCCAGATGGTGTCGGGCTCGGTCAAGGCCCTGGCCGAGGGCAAGCTTCTGGTCGACCAGACCACGGCCACCAACGACCACGTTCACCTCGGCGACACCCTGGTGATGACCTTTGCCACCACCGGAGCGAAGTCGGCGATCGTGGGCGGGATCTACCGGGACAACTTCCTGCTGGGCCACTACGTGCTGGAATCCTCGCTGCTGGCCGCCAACACCAACACGCTGCGCGACGTCGTGCTCCTGGTGAAGGCATCGTCGCCCTCCCCCGCCTTCCAGAGCCGAATCAAAAAAGCCCTGGCGGGCTTCCCGAACCTCAAGATCCAAACGGGCGCCGAGTTCAACGCCGACCAGGAGAAGCAGGTGAAGGGCAGCCTCAACTTCGTCTACGCCCTGCTGTTCCTCTCGATCATCATTGCCCTGTTCGGCATCCTCAACACCCTGGCGCTGTCGGTCTTCGAGCGGACCCGGGAGATCGGGCTCATGCGGGCGGTGGGCATGTTCCGTCCCCAGGTGCGGGGCATGATCCGGGGCGAGGCGGTGATCATCACCCTCATCGGGGCGGTCCTGGGCATCGTCGTGGGCGTTGGGATCGGCGTGGCCATCGTGGAGACCGTCGCGGGCCAGAGCGGGTCGCCGATCACGCAGGTGGCCTTCCCGATCTCCACCCTCATCACAGTGATCATCGGGGCGATCCTGGGCGGCATCCTCGCCGCCATCCTCCCGGCGATCCGGGCCTCCCGCCTCGACGTGCTGAGGGCGATCACCACGGTGTGA
- a CDS encoding ABC transporter ATP-binding protein — protein sequence MAAQIIDAVKIYGSGDTAVRALGGISLSFARGRFTAIMGPSGSGKSTLMHCLAGLDRLSSGTVLIGGVQLDRLTDKALTQLRRDRVGFVFQTYNLVPTLTAIENITLPLDLARAKRDKAWIDSVIDTLRIRDRLGHKPDELSGGQQQRVAVARALVTRPEIIFADEPTGNLDTRAGAEVLSILKASVQDLGQTVVMVTHDPVAAGYADRAIFLVDGLAVSEMFEPTAERVLDQMKTLGG from the coding sequence ATGGCCGCCCAGATCATTGACGCAGTAAAGATCTACGGCAGCGGCGACACCGCGGTGCGCGCCTTGGGCGGCATCTCGCTCAGCTTCGCCCGCGGCCGCTTCACCGCCATCATGGGGCCCTCGGGGTCGGGCAAGTCCACGCTGATGCACTGCCTGGCCGGCCTGGACCGCCTGAGTAGCGGGACGGTGCTCATCGGGGGCGTGCAGCTTGACCGGCTGACCGACAAGGCCCTCACCCAGCTCCGCCGGGACCGGGTCGGCTTCGTCTTCCAGACCTACAACCTGGTGCCGACGCTGACGGCCATCGAGAACATCACCCTGCCCCTCGACCTCGCCCGGGCCAAGCGGGACAAGGCGTGGATCGACTCGGTGATCGACACCCTGCGGATCCGGGACCGGCTCGGCCACAAGCCCGACGAGCTCTCAGGCGGCCAGCAGCAGCGGGTGGCGGTGGCCCGGGCGCTGGTGACCCGGCCGGAGATCATCTTCGCCGACGAGCCCACCGGCAACCTGGACACCCGGGCGGGCGCTGAGGTCCTCAGCATCCTCAAGGCCAGCGTGCAGGACCTCGGCCAGACCGTGGTCATGGTGACCCACGACCCGGTGGCCGCCGGCTACGCCGACCGGGCCATATTCCTGGTGGACGGCCTCGCTGTGAGCGAGATGTTCGAGCCCACAGCCGAGCGGGTGCTGGACCAGATGAAGACGCTCGGGGGCTGA
- a CDS encoding DUF3291 domain-containing protein, protein MTRSWLAQLNVARLKGPLDSPQLAGFMELLDGINALADAAPGFVWRHTDGTRHTVGLLGDPHLLVNLSVWESIAALRDFTYGSEAASAHARALGRRREWFDRMREAHQVLWWIPAGTLPTLEEAGERLRHLQTHRSSPYAFTFRSPRPPP, encoded by the coding sequence GTGACCCGGTCCTGGCTCGCTCAGCTCAACGTGGCACGGCTGAAGGGGCCGTTGGACTCACCGCAGTTGGCCGGGTTCATGGAGCTGTTGGACGGGATCAACGCCCTGGCCGACGCCGCGCCCGGCTTTGTCTGGCGCCACACCGACGGCACCCGGCACACCGTCGGGCTGCTGGGGGATCCCCACCTGCTGGTCAACCTGTCGGTCTGGGAGTCGATTGCCGCCCTGCGCGACTTCACCTACGGCAGCGAGGCGGCCAGCGCCCATGCCCGGGCTCTCGGGCGGCGCCGGGAGTGGTTCGACCGCATGCGGGAGGCGCACCAGGTGCTCTGGTGGATCCCGGCGGGGACGCTGCCCACCCTGGAGGAAGCCGGGGAGCGCCTGCGTCACCTGCAGACCCACCGGTCCAGCCCGTACGCCTTCACCTTCCGCAGCCCGAGGCCGCCGCCGTGA
- a CDS encoding AlkA N-terminal domain-containing protein: protein MTFSGLDFDQCYRAVASRDARFDGWFIVGVTTTGIYCRPSCPAPVRPKAANVAFYKTSAAAQLAGFRACKRCRPDAVPGSPEWDTRTDLAGRAIRLIADGMVDRVGVAGLATHLAVSERQLHRTLVEAVGAPALAVARSHRAQTARVLIETTDLAFAEIAFGAGFPSIRQFNDTIRSVFAATPTELRAGARKGRPAPAGRLVLRLPLRPPFDGQALLAWFAARAVPGMESVGPGGYRRVLQLPGGPGTVALRPAPDHVSAAFQLGSVADLPAAVARCRRLLDLDADPGTYGEALAADPVLAPLVRRRPGLRAPGAADEAEMAIRVVIGQQISLGAARTIAGRLVAAFGKPLDGADGPLTHAFPSPATLAEAGPAALRALGLTGTRAATVTDLARRLADGELILDPGADRAEARRALLAIPGVGPWTAEVIALRALRDPDAFPASDLGLRRAAVRAGIDDPEHRAEGWRPWRSYATHYLWTVLDKAFDEEKEEATWR from the coding sequence ATGACGTTCTCCGGCCTCGATTTCGACCAGTGCTACCGGGCCGTGGCCAGCCGCGACGCCCGCTTCGACGGCTGGTTCATCGTCGGGGTCACCACCACCGGCATCTACTGCCGGCCCAGCTGCCCGGCCCCCGTGCGCCCCAAGGCGGCCAACGTGGCGTTCTACAAGACCTCGGCGGCGGCCCAGCTGGCCGGGTTCCGGGCCTGCAAGCGCTGCCGGCCCGACGCGGTACCCGGCTCGCCGGAGTGGGACACCCGAACCGACCTGGCGGGCCGGGCGATCCGCCTGATCGCCGACGGCATGGTGGACCGGGTTGGGGTCGCCGGCCTTGCCACCCACCTGGCGGTGAGCGAGCGGCAGCTGCACCGGACCCTCGTGGAGGCAGTGGGAGCCCCGGCTCTGGCGGTGGCCCGCTCCCACCGGGCGCAGACCGCCCGGGTGCTGATCGAGACCACCGACCTGGCCTTCGCCGAGATCGCCTTCGGGGCCGGGTTCCCGAGCATCCGCCAGTTCAACGACACCATCCGATCGGTATTCGCCGCCACCCCGACCGAGCTGCGGGCCGGGGCCCGCAAGGGTCGGCCGGCGCCGGCGGGACGCCTTGTGCTGCGCCTCCCGCTGCGGCCCCCCTTCGACGGGCAGGCCCTGCTCGCCTGGTTCGCCGCCCGGGCGGTACCCGGCATGGAGTCAGTCGGCCCGGGCGGGTACCGCCGGGTCCTGCAACTACCCGGCGGGCCGGGCACAGTGGCGCTGCGGCCAGCGCCCGACCATGTGTCGGCCGCCTTCCAACTCGGGTCCGTCGCCGACCTCCCTGCCGCCGTCGCCCGGTGCCGGCGCCTGCTGGACCTGGACGCCGACCCGGGCACCTACGGCGAGGCGCTGGCGGCCGACCCCGTCCTGGCGCCGCTGGTGCGGAGGCGCCCGGGGCTGCGAGCCCCCGGGGCGGCGGACGAGGCCGAGATGGCCATCCGGGTGGTGATCGGCCAGCAGATCTCCCTGGGGGCCGCCCGGACCATCGCCGGCCGCCTGGTGGCCGCCTTCGGGAAGCCTCTCGACGGTGCCGATGGCCCGCTCACCCACGCGTTCCCGAGCCCTGCGACGCTGGCCGAGGCCGGGCCGGCAGCCCTCCGGGCGCTCGGCCTGACCGGCACCCGGGCCGCCACGGTCACCGACCTTGCCCGGCGCCTGGCGGACGGCGAGCTGATCCTGGACCCCGGCGCCGACCGGGCCGAAGCCCGCCGGGCGCTGCTGGCCATCCCGGGCGTCGGGCCGTGGACCGCCGAGGTCATCGCGCTGCGTGCCTTGCGGGACCCGGATGCCTTCCCGGCCAGCGATCTCGGGCTACGGCGGGCGGCGGTGCGTGCGGGCATCGACGACCCCGAGCACCGGGCCGAGGGGTGGCGGCCGTGGCGCAGCTATGCGACCCACTATTTGTGGACGGTGCTGGACAAGGCTTTTGACGAGGAAAAGGAGGAGGCAACATGGCGATGA
- a CDS encoding methylated-DNA--[protein]-cysteine S-methyltransferase: MAMTQVQTPIGLLTVVAGAAGVQQILFDGQPPPTGASDEPAGAVLDEAAAQLRQYFAGDRTSFDFPIDLRGTAFQQKAWLALATIPFGETISYGEQARRVGRPTAARAIGAANGRNPVPIVLPCHRVIGASGALTGFGGGLDVKQALLEHERRVGAGS, encoded by the coding sequence ATGGCGATGACCCAGGTGCAGACCCCGATCGGGCTGCTGACCGTGGTGGCCGGGGCGGCCGGCGTGCAGCAGATCCTGTTCGATGGCCAGCCGCCCCCCACCGGCGCCTCGGACGAGCCCGCCGGTGCCGTCCTGGACGAGGCCGCAGCGCAGCTCCGGCAATATTTCGCAGGCGACCGGACTTCCTTTGACTTCCCCATCGATCTACGCGGTACCGCCTTCCAGCAGAAGGCCTGGCTGGCCCTGGCCACCATCCCGTTCGGCGAGACGATCAGCTACGGGGAACAAGCCCGGCGGGTGGGCCGGCCGACGGCGGCCCGGGCGATCGGGGCCGCCAACGGGCGCAACCCGGTGCCCATCGTCCTCCCCTGCCACCGGGTGATCGGGGCCAGCGGGGCACTGACCGGTTTCGGCGGTGGCCTGGACGTGAAGCAGGCGCTCCTGGAGCACGAGCGCCGGGTGGGGGCGGGATCCTGA
- a CDS encoding SRPBCC family protein: protein MPHAENTVTIDAPIATVFGFLADGANNPRWRPGVLDITPPAGGPAVGATYAQGIKGPRGKRIAGDYRITTMEAPSRLAFAVVAGPARPTGTFDLSEPEPGKTSVRFALDL from the coding sequence ATGCCGCACGCCGAGAACACCGTCACCATCGACGCTCCCATTGCCACCGTCTTCGGCTTCCTGGCCGACGGCGCCAACAACCCTCGCTGGCGCCCCGGCGTCCTGGACATCACCCCGCCCGCCGGCGGGCCGGCCGTGGGCGCCACCTATGCCCAGGGGATCAAAGGCCCCCGGGGCAAGCGCATCGCCGGCGACTACCGGATCACCACCATGGAGGCGCCCAGCAGGCTCGCCTTCGCCGTGGTGGCGGGCCCTGCCCGGCCGACGGGCACCTTCGACCTCTCGGAGCCAGAACCCGGCAAGACCTCGGTGCGCTTCGCCCTGGACCTGTAG
- the glgX gene encoding glycogen debranching protein GlgX gives MDVYPGRPSPMGATLDGSGANFAVYSASAAKGEVVLCLFADDGTETQLPVDHRTGDVWHAYVPGIAAGQRYGYRLTGPWYPQGGVWANEHKLLVDPWAKAMDGAYDGDQAVVAHAPNDRFTADTRESAPHVPRSVVIDPAFDWGADKPPGYALGDSVIYETHVRGFSKQHPQVPTALQGTYAGLASAPMVAHLTSLGVTAVELMPVHQFAPEPTLLSMGLTEYWGYMSIGYFAPHGAYSSAGTRGQQVTEFKSMVKALHAAGLEVILDVVYNHTGEGNADGPMLAFRGLDNPTYYRLAPGDRSTYVDYSGTGNTVDAGQPEALRLMLSSLRYWVTEMHVDGFRFDLAAVLARQETSIDRASAFLDLVYQDPVLSEVKLIAEPWDATGGYFLGQFPAMWSQWNDQYRGTIRDWWRAAAPIGTLASRLAGSADVFPAPDLSPESSINYVTCHDGFTLADLVSYGGKHNQANGANNTDGTDDNRSWNCGAEGPTSDAAVVALRAQQRRNFLATLMVSQGVPMLCGGDEIGRTQQGNNNAYCQDNALTWYDWGGSQGLGQERSDLLAFTKLAIGLRRAHPVFRRRTFFLGQQPPGGHGDDIDWIWLDGTPMTPGQWNSGSLALGMWLNGAALVDTDAHGTVLTDDTFLVLFNASWNPAGFTLPPAARGNTWTPVLDTTQATGAPPAPAPVLAAGAGLTVAPRSMVVLRKAS, from the coding sequence ATGGACGTGTATCCCGGCAGGCCCTCGCCGATGGGCGCCACGCTCGACGGGTCGGGTGCCAACTTTGCGGTGTACTCGGCCTCGGCGGCCAAGGGCGAGGTGGTGCTGTGCCTGTTCGCCGACGACGGCACCGAGACCCAGCTGCCGGTGGACCACCGCACCGGCGACGTCTGGCACGCCTACGTCCCCGGGATCGCCGCCGGGCAGCGCTACGGCTACCGGCTGACCGGTCCGTGGTACCCGCAGGGCGGGGTATGGGCAAACGAGCACAAGTTGCTGGTCGATCCCTGGGCGAAGGCGATGGACGGCGCCTACGACGGGGACCAGGCGGTGGTGGCGCACGCCCCCAACGACCGCTTCACCGCCGATACCCGGGAGTCTGCCCCCCACGTGCCGAGGTCGGTGGTCATCGACCCGGCTTTCGACTGGGGTGCCGACAAGCCCCCCGGCTACGCCCTCGGGGACTCGGTCATCTACGAGACCCACGTGCGGGGCTTTTCGAAGCAGCACCCTCAGGTGCCGACTGCCCTGCAAGGCACGTACGCCGGGCTGGCGTCGGCCCCGATGGTCGCCCACCTCACCTCGCTGGGGGTGACCGCGGTCGAGCTGATGCCGGTGCACCAGTTCGCCCCCGAGCCGACGCTGTTGTCGATGGGCCTCACCGAGTACTGGGGCTACATGAGCATCGGCTACTTTGCCCCGCACGGGGCCTACTCGTCCGCCGGGACCCGGGGCCAGCAGGTGACCGAGTTCAAGTCGATGGTGAAGGCCCTGCACGCCGCCGGCCTCGAGGTGATCCTCGACGTGGTCTACAACCACACCGGCGAGGGCAACGCCGACGGGCCGATGCTGGCCTTCCGGGGGCTCGACAACCCGACCTACTACCGGCTGGCACCCGGGGACCGTTCGACCTATGTGGATTACAGCGGCACGGGCAACACCGTGGACGCCGGCCAGCCCGAAGCCCTGCGCCTGATGCTGTCGAGCCTGCGCTACTGGGTCACCGAGATGCACGTGGACGGCTTCCGCTTCGACCTGGCCGCCGTCCTTGCCCGGCAGGAGACCAGCATCGACCGGGCGTCGGCATTCCTCGACCTGGTGTACCAGGACCCGGTGCTGTCGGAGGTCAAGCTGATCGCCGAGCCGTGGGACGCCACCGGCGGCTACTTCCTGGGCCAGTTCCCGGCGATGTGGTCGCAGTGGAACGACCAGTACCGGGGCACCATCCGGGACTGGTGGCGGGCCGCAGCTCCGATCGGCACCCTGGCCTCCCGCCTGGCAGGGTCGGCTGACGTCTTCCCGGCCCCGGACCTCTCGCCCGAGTCGTCGATCAACTACGTCACCTGCCACGACGGCTTCACCCTCGCCGACCTGGTCTCCTACGGCGGCAAGCACAACCAGGCCAACGGGGCCAACAACACCGACGGCACCGACGACAACCGGTCGTGGAACTGCGGGGCCGAGGGACCGACCAGCGACGCTGCGGTGGTGGCGCTTCGGGCCCAGCAGCGGCGCAACTTCCTCGCCACGCTCATGGTGTCCCAGGGGGTGCCGATGCTGTGCGGGGGCGACGAGATCGGCCGCACCCAGCAGGGCAACAACAACGCCTACTGCCAGGACAACGCCCTCACCTGGTACGACTGGGGCGGCTCCCAGGGCCTCGGCCAGGAGCGCTCGGACCTGCTCGCCTTCACCAAGCTGGCCATCGGCCTGCGCCGTGCCCACCCGGTCTTCCGGCGGCGCACGTTCTTCCTGGGCCAGCAGCCGCCCGGCGGGCACGGCGACGACATCGACTGGATCTGGCTGGACGGCACGCCGATGACGCCCGGCCAGTGGAACTCGGGGTCGCTGGCGCTGGGCATGTGGCTGAACGGGGCGGCCCTGGTGGACACCGACGCCCACGGCACGGTGCTGACCGACGACACGTTCCTGGTGCTGTTCAACGCCTCGTGGAACCCGGCGGGCTTCACCCTGCCGCCGGCCGCCCGGGGCAACACCTGGACGCCGGTCCTCGACACGACGCAGGCCACCGGCGCCCCGCCGGCCCCGGCGCCGGTCCTGGCGGCCGGGGCGGGCCTGACGGTGGCACCGCGCAGCATGGTGGTGCTGCGCAAGGCGAGCTGA
- a CDS encoding YciI family protein → MDYLYLIWEGGQDAETADRADVMRDMLAWTAGLVAQGNLRGGAPLQAGGQARSVKRRGGAASVIDGPYAETKEVIGGFCLVDAASMEEAVAIAEGCPAARYGAVEIREILPLQ, encoded by the coding sequence ATGGACTACCTGTACCTGATCTGGGAGGGCGGCCAGGACGCCGAGACCGCCGACCGTGCCGACGTCATGCGCGACATGCTGGCCTGGACCGCCGGGCTGGTGGCCCAGGGGAACCTGCGGGGCGGCGCCCCGCTGCAGGCAGGCGGCCAGGCCAGGTCGGTCAAGCGCCGGGGCGGTGCGGCCAGCGTGATCGACGGCCCCTACGCCGAGACCAAGGAGGTCATCGGCGGGTTCTGCCTGGTGGACGCGGCCTCCATGGAGGAGGCGGTGGCCATTGCCGAAGGGTGCCCGGCTGCCCGCTACGGCGCCGTCGAGATCCGGGAAATCCTGCCGCTGCAGTAG
- a CDS encoding sigma-70 family RNA polymerase sigma factor, with protein MSETADALQECFRTEWPVLMGAVARMVGDLHAAEEIVQDAMVSALGRWPFTGVPDRPGAWLMTAARNRARNYLRDAARQRTRLNAVPPLPEGDLEEPPAIEDDRLRLMFVSCHPLLGPDAQAALTLRWVAGLSTRQIARGFLQPEATVAQRIVRAKRTLAESGAGFAVPAPGEWAERLPGVLRVVYLIFNEGHTAGEGDDLTRPDLCDEALRLGRLLAELVPAEPEVHGLLALMAYTASRLPARTDSQGDIVVLADQDRSRWDRALIQAGDGALRRAEALAGAERGPLTLQGAIAGIHARAPSWEATDWAALVALYDRLSETAPSDVVALNRAVAVAMASGPRAALPALDDLVDAGSLGHYHLLWATRADLLRRAGRPGEAIADYDRALQLVHNVAEERFLAARRAQCAAEAGIA; from the coding sequence GTGAGCGAGACCGCCGACGCCCTGCAGGAGTGCTTCCGCACCGAATGGCCGGTGCTGATGGGCGCCGTGGCCCGGATGGTGGGCGACCTCCACGCCGCCGAGGAGATCGTCCAGGACGCCATGGTCAGTGCCCTCGGCCGGTGGCCCTTCACCGGCGTCCCCGATCGGCCCGGGGCCTGGCTGATGACCGCGGCCCGCAACCGGGCGCGCAACTACCTCCGGGATGCCGCCCGCCAGCGAACCCGCCTCAATGCGGTACCTCCGTTGCCGGAGGGGGACCTCGAGGAGCCTCCGGCCATCGAGGACGACCGCCTCCGGCTCATGTTCGTCAGTTGCCATCCCCTCCTCGGCCCCGACGCCCAGGCCGCACTCACCCTCCGGTGGGTGGCCGGCCTCTCGACCCGCCAGATCGCCCGGGGGTTCCTGCAGCCCGAGGCGACCGTGGCGCAGCGCATCGTGCGGGCGAAGCGCACGCTGGCGGAGTCGGGCGCCGGCTTCGCTGTGCCCGCGCCCGGAGAGTGGGCCGAGCGCCTCCCCGGCGTGCTGCGGGTGGTGTACCTGATCTTCAACGAGGGCCATACCGCGGGCGAGGGTGACGACCTCACCCGGCCCGACCTGTGCGACGAGGCGCTGCGTCTGGGTCGTCTGCTGGCAGAACTGGTCCCGGCGGAGCCTGAGGTCCACGGCCTGCTGGCGCTCATGGCCTACACCGCATCCCGCCTCCCCGCCCGCACCGACAGCCAAGGCGACATCGTGGTCCTCGCCGACCAGGACCGCTCCCGCTGGGACCGGGCACTGATCCAGGCCGGCGACGGAGCCCTGCGCCGGGCCGAGGCCCTCGCCGGTGCCGAGCGGGGGCCCCTGACCTTGCAGGGCGCGATTGCCGGCATCCACGCCCGGGCGCCTTCCTGGGAGGCCACCGACTGGGCAGCCCTCGTGGCGCTGTACGACCGCCTGAGCGAGACCGCGCCCTCGGACGTCGTGGCCCTGAACCGGGCGGTCGCCGTCGCCATGGCGTCGGGTCCCCGCGCCGCCCTGCCGGCCCTGGACGACCTCGTCGACGCAGGGAGCCTGGGGCACTACCACCTGCTGTGGGCCACCCGGGCCGACCTCCTGCGCCGGGCCGGGCGCCCGGGGGAGGCCATCGCCGACTACGACCGGGCACTGCAGCTGGTGCACAACGTTGCCGAGGAGCGGTTCCTCGCTGCCCGCCGGGCGCAATGCGCCGCGGAGGCGGGGATCGCCTGA